The stretch of DNA CAGGCAATAACAAGGCTAATAAGTAATGACGAGAAAAACCAATAATCAACAGTGCTGTGCCTAATTTAAAGAATGTCTTTCGTGAAGGCGTAGGCTGTTGTAGTTCTAATAAACCAACTAAAAATAAACTCAACCCAAAATAAACATAGGCATCCTTGTGCAGTCCTGCTGTCCAAAAGCTCAGAGAAGGTAAGAAAAAACAGCATACAATCAGTACCCATTTGGGGAGCTCTAATATTTGACCAAATACCTTGTAAAAATTTAAACTGGCAAATAAACCAATCAAGGCTATAAAAAAGATGTGGAGTTCATAATGCCCAAGTGTAAAGGGATATAGAATGGCATGAACATGGACAAGCGTGTAAGTGCCTAGATCTTTCCAAAAGAAAACGGAACTAGGATAAATAAATACTGCTGTGTCGGGAATAGGAGGATTGCCTCCAAAAATAGAATTGATATAATAACTCGGATAAGATAAAAAGGTACTACCTATGCGAGTACTTTCTTGTAAGTAAATAAAGGTATCTCCACCTTGAAAGTAGGTATGATGGATTAGACCATAGATCAGCCCTACTATTATTTTTGAAATAAAAATAAAGAAAATGAACGTTCGTGGAAGACCTAAGATGTTGGGAGAATCTATTGATCTGAGCCACCAGCCAAAACCTGCAATGTAGAGAACAAGCAACAAATAAATCATGTTTATCATTTGGGATATTATAATACAACAATCATTTACTAATCACCAAAACGTAGTATTCTTTAGGGGTTCGTTTGGCAATTTTTTTTGTAAGATTTTGTATAAAATATAATGATGCTAAAGTGTTTTGATATAGCTTGTGTAAAATTTTGACTATAGGCTTATTATTGTAGTGAAGGAACCAATAAGGCAGCAAAATACAAAGTAATAAAAGCAATTACAAATAATTTACAAGAAATACTAAACCAATGGACGCTTTGATTGTTAACGCACCAAGCATTTGTTTTTATATGTTTTTCCAGGAATTTTTTCCTTTGAGCAAGGGGACAAAACGAAATGTTTTGAGGACTTCTTGCTTGTAATCTGTTGCGGTGGTGCGTGTAATTTTTAGCATTTTTTGATGATTAGAGTTTCCTACGGGAATGACCAATACACCTCCAATTTTTAATTGCTCTTTTAAGGCGGTTGGAATTTCAGTTGCACCAGCTGTAACCAATATTTTGTCAAAAGGAGCAAATTCACCTAAGCCTCGATACCCATCTCCAAAATAGCTTCGAATTCCTAATAGCCCGAGTAAGTCAAACATTTTTTTTGCTTTTTTTTGCAATTTTTCATGTCGTTCAATGGTATAAAGACGAGCACCCAATAAAGCTAAAATGGCAGACTGATAACCTGATCCAGTGCCAACCTCTAGTACTTTCTCTCGTTTTTGCACATTTAGTAACTCCGTTTGATAGGCAACGGTATAAGGCTGAGAGATCGTCTGTTCTTCATCGATCGGAAAAGCTTTGTCCTCATAAGCATGTTCTTCAAAAGCTTTGTCCAAAAAGAAATGCCTAGGAATGGCTTGTATTGCTCCCAATACTTTCTCATCTTGTATGCCTTTTTCATATAACTGCAAGGCAAGCCGTTTTCGCATTCCTTTATGTCTATTGCTGTCTTCCATTCGTTTGTTTTAAACCTGTTGTGTCACTAAAATACAAAATAACATAAATTTCATAGACGCTTAACCAACAAATGACTAGAATAGCTACCATTTTTTTGCTAATTTGCCAGTGAATTTTGTCTGTCTGTTGATGAAATGTTTGTATTGTGTTGATTGTTAGGTGGTTGATGTTGTTGTTGGGTAAGGCAATTAATCACTTATTAAATATAGAAAAAATTATACATTAAGAGAACAATGCAAATAGGGATCTTAGATAAAAAATAACATCTACTAATAGAGCAGATAGCATCAATAGGCTATCGTATTAAATAATAAGAACAGTTATTGCTTTGCCAAAGAAGGAATAATGTTAAAACAAAGAAAATAAGCACAGCAGTATTGTGCAGAAAAGTGATTTAAAAGTATGACAAAAATAAAATTTGGAACAGACGGTTGGAGAGCAATTATAGCTAAGGAATATACCGTTGATAATGTAAAGCGTATTGCTACTGCAACGGCTTTGTGGATTAAACAAAATGGTGGCGATAGCTTGGTATTGGGATACGATTGTCGTTTTGGGGGCTTAATGTTTGCTGAAACAACGGCTCAAATTATGGCGCATCATGGTATTAAAACTTATTTTGACAAAAATATCTCTACTACTCCTATGGTTTCTTTGGGGGTAGTGAAGAAAAAGACCAAAATGGGGGTCGTTATTACAGCCAGTCACAATCCTCCAACTTACAATGGGTACAAACTAAAGTCTGAACTAGGAGGACCTTCTATCCCTAAAGATATTGATGCCGTAGAGGCTTTAATTCCTACCGAAAATATTACGGATGAATTGCCTTCTTTAGCTCAAATGGAGCAGGACGGGTTGTTGGAGTATGTCAACCTAGAAGATATTTATATGGCAGAGGTGGAGTCAAAATTTGACTTAAAAACCATTCGTGAGTCAGGTGTGATTTGTGCTTATGATGCTATGTATGGTGCAGGGCAAAATGTCGTGCGCAGAATCTTGCCTAGTGCTGTGCCTTTGCATTGCGAAATGAATCCTAGTTTTAATGGACAAGCTCCAGAGCCTATCCACAAAAACTTGACGGAACTATCCAACTTGATCAAAAATAACGACCGAATTACTTGTGGTTTGGCCAATGATGGGGATGCTGACCGTATTGGTATGTACGATGAAGATGGCAACTTTGTTAGCTCACATCAAATTCTTCTCTTAATCGTTCACTATTTGCACAAATACAAAAATATGACAGGGAAGGTGGTTGTTTCTTTCTCTGTGACAGACAAAGTAAAAAAATTGTGTGAATTGTATGGTTTGGAATATCAAGTAGTCAAAATTGGCTTTAAGCATATTGCCGAAATTATGATTACAGAGGATGTTTTGGTTGGTGGAGAAGAATCGGGCGGTATTGCTGCTGCTGGACATATTCCTGAGCGAGATGGTGCTTGGATTGGTTTGCTAATCTTAGAATTTATGGCTAAAACAGGCAAGTCAATCAAAGAGTTGATGGAAGAAGTTTATGCCTTGGTAGGGCATTTTGCTTTTGATAGAGATGATTTGCACATTGCTAACGACAAAAAATGGGCAATCATTGATAAATGTAAAAACAATGAATATACACAGTTTGGCGATTATACCGTTCAACGTGTAGAAACAATTGATGGGTACAAATTCTACCTGTCGGAAGATAAATGGGTGATGATTCGCCCTTCAGGAACGGAGCCTGTCTTAAGAGTTTATGCACAGGGGCCTACAGCCGAGGAAGTGAGAAATATCCTAAGTGCAACACATGCTACGCTAGGATAGTGGATATATGAAATATTAAAATAGGGTAAAAAGCCATGGCGTAATAGTCATGGCTTTTTTTTGTTGAAGTTGTTAAAAAAGAGGGGGCTTATAAAAAATACAACCGCTTAAAATCAATGCTTTAGTTATTCAATTTTGGCGTTAATTTGATAATCATACAACAATTTTGTGTAAACATGCTCTTATAGGAAAGCCCTACATTTTGAATTAGGGCTGTTAAAAATTAAAACAACGTAACTAATTGTAAAATAGTACATTAAATAGAAGTTAAAAATGAATTTTTAATAAAAAATAGTTGAATTGTAAAAAAAATCTACGTAAGCTTGTTTTGTTCTACGGGCTTAATTTAAGTTGCTGGTTGTTAGTTTGTTGAGTTTGCCTTTCGATCTTTGGACTCTTTTAAGAGATCACCAAAACAATAAGGGGAATTTACAACAAGGTATGTCAAACCCAGCTTGTTGACTCACCTAAGAACGTACTCACAAAGTAATTTCATTTTAAAACTCAAAAATAGATTCTAATGAAAAATCTAACTTTGTTAAGTTTTCTAATTCTTTTGACAACTGCATGTCAGGAAGCAATGGACAAGGCATCGTGTCAAAATGAAGACTGTGGCTCAAAACCTTATTTTAAGACTACTTTAAGTATAAACTGGAATCAAAATGATTTTAGTTTTGATGGTAAACTATTTGATAATACTCTAAATAATGGTGAAGTGCCGTACGATATGGCAATATCTCGACTTGAGGAACAAAAATATTTGGCCATACAACAAAGTATAGCATTAGATATTAGTGAAAAAGTTCAGAATCCCGTATATACTATTTTGTATTATGATATTGATCTAAACAAAGAGCAAAGAACGATAAGAAAAGAAAATGTAAAAGCAATATCTATTTATTCGTATTCCAATTCAGATAATAACTTCACTCATACTCTTTATAAAATAGCAACGGATGAAAAGAATTATTTTCCAGAAAAAAAAGAAGTAATTAGAGCTGTCAATTATAATGATGTAGGAAGGCTTATTTGCCAAGATATTTTTCCTGAAAAGAAACATAGAGGTTATATCGTTCTACAGAATTTAACAAAGGGAAAAGAGATTTATAATTTAAGAAATCGAATGGGGAGTAGCTTGGTTCCTCCTCCTTCTATAGAAGTCTCTAAAAGCGATTTTAGAGATAAGCCAGGAGGCTCAGACCCTATTTGCGACGGCTTTTGTAACTCACTCACTAAAGCTACCTGCGAAGATGATGGGATTAGCTATTATTGTGCTTCAACTACTTGTTTTATTGACGATATTTTTAGTTCTATCCCATCAGTCGCTA from Aureispira anguillae encodes:
- a CDS encoding protein-L-isoaspartate(D-aspartate) O-methyltransferase; this encodes MEDSNRHKGMRKRLALQLYEKGIQDEKVLGAIQAIPRHFFLDKAFEEHAYEDKAFPIDEEQTISQPYTVAYQTELLNVQKREKVLEVGTGSGYQSAILALLGARLYTIERHEKLQKKAKKMFDLLGLLGIRSYFGDGYRGLGEFAPFDKILVTAGATEIPTALKEQLKIGGVLVIPVGNSNHQKMLKITRTTATDYKQEVLKTFRFVPLLKGKNSWKNI
- a CDS encoding phosphohexomutase domain-containing protein encodes the protein MTKIKFGTDGWRAIIAKEYTVDNVKRIATATALWIKQNGGDSLVLGYDCRFGGLMFAETTAQIMAHHGIKTYFDKNISTTPMVSLGVVKKKTKMGVVITASHNPPTYNGYKLKSELGGPSIPKDIDAVEALIPTENITDELPSLAQMEQDGLLEYVNLEDIYMAEVESKFDLKTIRESGVICAYDAMYGAGQNVVRRILPSAVPLHCEMNPSFNGQAPEPIHKNLTELSNLIKNNDRITCGLANDGDADRIGMYDEDGNFVSSHQILLLIVHYLHKYKNMTGKVVVSFSVTDKVKKLCELYGLEYQVVKIGFKHIAEIMITEDVLVGGEESGGIAAAGHIPERDGAWIGLLILEFMAKTGKSIKELMEEVYALVGHFAFDRDDLHIANDKKWAIIDKCKNNEYTQFGDYTVQRVETIDGYKFYLSEDKWVMIRPSGTEPVLRVYAQGPTAEEVRNILSATHATLG